A part of Miscanthus floridulus cultivar M001 chromosome 6, ASM1932011v1, whole genome shotgun sequence genomic DNA contains:
- the LOC136456432 gene encoding PH, RCC1 and FYVE domains-containing protein 1-like, with translation MTPDENALITLKKGSKLIKYSRKGKPKIRSFRLSSDETALIWYSHKKEKFLRLSSVSKVIPGQRTAVFRRFLRPEKDYLSFSLIYKNGQRSLDLVCKDQVEVEVWFSALEGLISSCHRNSSVDEHNDRVSFSDDVSYYQDSHPYDSTLDIASSISRSFNTAGYCGGSSFSFRRSDAGSDRANMIRTSGADNTRLSISSAAPSSSSQGSGKDDIESLGDVYVWGEVWTDAAPSDGHTTSSCSKVDVLIPKPLESDVVLDVNQIVCGSRHVALTTRQGEVFTWGEELGGRLGHGTDTDISRPKLVESISVTIVDFISCGEFHTCAISASGDLFNWGDGSYHAGLLGYDTGASHWLPKHVSGPLEGLQVLSVACGSWHSALITSTGRLYTFGDGTFGALGHGNRESSAYPKEVEALNGFRTIKVACGVWHSAAIVEATVQTGMSVVSKKLYTWGDGDKNRLGQGDKEARLIPTCVQALLEHNFHQLACGQNMTVALATSGHVYTMGSSDNGQLGNPKSDGKQPCLVKDKLAHELVEEISCGAAHVAVLTSRSEVYTWGMGANGRLGHGDLNDKKAPTIVEAFKDRHVKSISCGSNFTTCICIHKWVSGADQSVCTGCRQAFGFTRKRHNCYNCGLVHCHACSSRKVLKAALAPTPGKPHRVCDSCFLKLKNADTSSSNANRRNAATRRSTDSREKPERPEIRPPRLVATSSAEPVKYMEVKAAKSDMKTADSIMKASQASALLQFKDLGFAAQFGGGLQPMGMSPALAMSPAIPAFSLAPPSPYTKKAKSPPASAIPQSCKVDVDHLQKSNDLLNQELLKLQSQVEDLKQKCEAQHEQLQKSDKKAKSVASMATEESSKRNAAVEFVKFVDHELKGIVDKLPVDAADSMKALQMKTQSLLREQSGHPSELMNPMERDHLHLSSGGSGRYDLVTHKSGGVGYLTMSQDGSSASGSAISITSESPSHRFMENSAKAHGYFAPKHGTHGEVQLIEQFEPGVYVTLIQLKDGTKVFKRVRFSKRRFAENQAEEWWRENQERVFKKYNHPTHAHGNTTSSHEEEHHS, from the exons ATGACACCGGATGAAAAT GCCCTTATTACTCTAAAGAAAGGTAGCAAGCTTATCAAGTATAGCCGGAAAGGAAAACCCAAGATCCGTTCTTTCAGACTTTCTAGT GATGAAACAGCATTAATTTGGTATTCTCACAAAAAGGAAAAGTTCCTCAGACTGTCCTCTGTATCTAAAGTCATTCCTGGACAGAGAACT GCTGTTTTTAGGAGGTTTTTACGCCCTGAAAAGGACTATCTATCATTTTCACTCATATACAAGAACGGTCAACGTTCCCTTGATCTG GTTTGCAAAGATCAAGTTGAAGTTGAAGTTTGGTTTTCAGCACTCGAGGGGTTAATAAGTTCATGCCATAGAAATTCTTCAGTTGATGAGCACAATGATAGAGTATCATTCTCTGAT GATGTATCATATTATCAAGATAGTCATCCATATGATTCAACACTAGATATTGCTTCAAGTATTTCACGTAGTTTTAACACAGCAGGTTATTGCGGAGGCAGTTCTTTTAGTTTCCGAAGATCAGATGCTGGATCTGATCGTGCAAATATGATAAGAACTAGTGGTGCAGATAATACTCGACTTAGTATTTCCAGTGCCGCCCCTAGCTCTTCCAGTCAGGGTTCTGGAAAAGATGACATAGAATCCCTTGGTGATGTTTATGTATGGGGTGAAGTTTGGACTGATGCGGCCCCATCAGATGGACACACAACCTCGTCATGCTCAAAAGTAGACGTTTTGATCCCCAAACCTTTAGAATCAGATGTTGTATTAGATGTTAATCAGATAGTATGTGGTTCAAGGCATGTTGCTCTTACTACCAGGCAAGGGGAGGTGTTTACATGGGGCGAGGAACTTGGCGGGCGCCTTGGTCATGGAACTGATACAGATATTAGTCGTCCCAAGCTTGTAGAGTCAATATCCGTGACCATAGTTGATTTTATTTCATGCGGAGAGTTCCATACCTGTGCTATATCTGCTTCTGGTGATCTGTTCAATTGGGGGGATGGTTCTTACCATGCTGGATTGCTTGGATACGACACTGGGGCTAGCCATTGGCTTCCAAAACATGTCTCAGGGCCCTTGGAGGGACTTCAGGTACTATCTGTTGCATGTGGCTCATGGCATTCAGCTCTGATCACGTCAACTGGAAGACTCTACACATTTGGTGATGGAACATTTGGTGCTCTTGGGCATGGAAACCGTGAAAGCTCCGCGTACCCAAAAGAAGTGGAAGCCTTGAATGGATTTAGAACTATCAAAGTTGCATGCGGAGTCTGGCATTCTGCAGCAATTGTGGAGGCCACTGTTCAGACAGGCATGAGTGTGGTGTCTAAGAAGCTGTATACCTGGGGTGATGGAGATAAGAATCGTTTAGGCCAAGGGGACAAAGAAGCTAGGCTGATTCCTACTTGTGTTCAAGCGCTTCTTGAGCACAATTTTCATCAGCTGGCCTGTGGACAAAACATGACTGTTGCCCTTGCTACATCTGGTCATGTGTATACCATGGGTAGTTCTGACAATGGTCAGCTCGGAAATCCAAAATCTGATGGTAAACAACCTTGCTTGGTCAAAGATAAACTAGCTCACGAGTTGGTTGAAGAGATCTCATGTGGAGCCGCTCATGTTGCAGTTCTAACGTCAAGAAGCGAAGTCTACACATGGGGAATGGGTGCCAATGGAAGACTTGGTCATGGTGACCTCAATGACAAAAAGGCACCAACTATTGTCGAAGCATTTAAAGATCGGCATGTCAAAAGTATATCATGCGGTTCAAACTTCACTACATGTATTTGCATACATAAGTGGGTGTCAGGAGCAGATCAGTCTGTTTGCACAGGTTGTAGGCAGGCATTTGGTTTCACGAGAAAGAGACATAATTGCTACAACTGTGGGCTAGTACACTGCCATGCTTGCAGTTCAAGAAAAGTGCTCAAGGCTGCTCTGGCACCAACTCCTGGCAAACCGCATCGTGTATGTGATTCATGTTTCCTGAAATTGAAGAATGCAGATACCAGCAGCAGCAATGCCAACAGAAGAAATGCTGCTACTCGTCGCTCTACTGATAGTAGAGAAAAACCAGAGAGGCCAGAAATAAGGCCTCCTAGGCTTGTGGCAACATCGTCAGCAGAGCCAGTCAAGTATATGGAGGTAAAAGCAGCTAAAAGTGATATGAAAACTGCAGATTCGATCATGAAGGCATCTCAAGCTTCGGCTCTACTACAGTTCAAAGATCTTGGTTTTGCTGCCCAATTTGGTGGTGGGCTTCAACCTATGGGAATGTCACCAGCACTAGCTATGTCGCCTGCAATACCGGCGTTTTCTTTGGCACCTCCATCTCCATACACAAAGAAAGCAAAATCACCTCCTGCATCTGCTATTCCACAGAGCTGTAAAGTTGATGTTGATCACTTGCAGAAGTCAAATGACTTGCTGAATCAAGAACTTCTGAAATTGCAGTCTCAG GTTGAGGATTTGAAACAAAAGTgcgaagcacaacatgagcagcTTCAGAAATCAGATAAAAAAGCTAAGTCAGTTGCCTCTATGGCCACTGAAGAATCCTCAAAACGTAATGCTGCCGTGGAGTTTGTCAAATTTGTTGATCATGAG CTCAAGGGTATTGTGGATAAACTGCCTGTTGATGCTGCCGACAGCATGAAAGCTTTGCAAATGAAGACACAGTCTCTCTTGAGGGAACAATCAGGTCACCCATCAGAACTCATGAATCCAATGGAACGTGATCATCTTCACCTATCCAGTGGTGGAAGTGGAagatatgatttggtcactcataAGTCAGGAGGTGTAGGTTACCTGACAATGTCTCAAGATGGCAGTTCTGCTAGTGGCTCAGCCATTTCCATCACAAGTGAATCCCCATCCCATCGTTTCATGGAAAACAGTGCAAAGGCCCATGGTTATTTTGCCCCGAAACATGGTACCCATGGAGAGGTGCAGTTAATTGAGCAGTTTGAACCTGGCGTATATGTGACACTTATCCAGCTGAAGGACGGTACCAAAGTATTCAAGCGGGTACGATTCAG CAAGAGGAGATTTGCAGAGAATCAGGCTGAAGAATGGTGGAGGGAAAACCAAGAGCGGGTCTTCAAGAAATACAACCATCCAACTCATGCACATGGAAACACAACATCTTCTCACGAGGAAGAACATCATTCATGA